The genome window TGAGGGTGCAAATGCAGAAGTTGAATATTCACTTAGTAAACTGGTCTCACCTAACATAAAACAAGTGTTCAGCATTGACCCACACAATGGTGAAATACGAACTCAAGGTGTTCTAGATTTTGAAGAAGCAGCCACTTACGAAATCCGTGTCCAAGCCAAGGACAGAGGCCACTTGGAGATGACAGGACACTGCAAAGTACTGGTGGATATAATTGACATAAATGACAATAGTCCAGAAATAAAAATAACTTCTTTTTCAAGTCTAGTCAGAGAGGATGTGGAACCTGGATACGTTCTAGCTCTGGTTACGGTGGATGACAAAGATTCCGGCCTAAATGGTGAAGTGTTTTGCGAGATACCCCCCACCCTTCCATTTCAGATTGAGCGAAGATTCGAGAACTACTATTCTTTGGTTCTTCAGAAACATCTTGATCGAGAAGTAGTTGCAGAGTACAATGTTACCATCCGTGCAACAGACCGCGGGATTCCACCGTTATCCACTTTTAAAACCCTTGGGATTTTTGTTGTAGATGTGAATGATAATCCACCAGCATTTTCAAAATCATCCTATGCAGTCAGTATTGCTGAAAACAATGTTCCAGGCTCAGCTATTTTCATGGTTTCTGCGCAGGACCCTGATTCCATTGAAAATGCTCAAATTAGATATTCACTTTTGGAAATCACCGACAAAGAAGTCTCTGCATCCAGGTTCTTTTCTGTTCACCCTGACACCGGCCACATCTTTGCTTTGCAGTCATTTGATTACGAACTTCTTCAGGTGTTCCAGTTCCTGGTGGAAGCAAAGGATTCAGGATCTCCTTCTAAGAGCAGTAACACCAGCATAATTGTCTATATTCAAGACCAAAACGATAACCTTCCAGTGATTTTACCTCCGTTTTCTGGTGATAACTCAGTAACAACAAAACTTCTTTCTCGTTCTTTTAAGGTAGGATATATTGTGGCTAAAATAAGGGCAATGGATACTGATTCTGGTTATAATGCTTGGCTTTCTTACGAATTTATGGAAGGTACAAACCCAGGACCTTTCAAAATTGGTCTGCATACTGGAGAAATTAGGACAACTCGTCCCTTTGAAGACATCCATGGAGATAGGCAGAGACTTCTCATTTTGGTGAAGGATCATGGAAAACCATCTCTGTCAGCGACAGTAACCCTAAGTATTTCATTGGTGGAGAGTAATCAAGAAGTTAAATCGGATTCCAGGAATATGCCCAGAAGTGAGAACTATCTCACAAATGTGAACGTTTATTTAATCATCTCAATTGCTTCCATTTCAAGCATTTTTTTGTTTACTATTATAGTCTATGCAACCCTAAGAAATATGGAACCGGGAAAACCCACAAGTTCATTAGGAAACCCAGAAGTATGTCCTGGTATAACTGTGAACTACTCATCCTCTCAAAGTCAACAGTTTAATTTATTTTCATCTGTGGAATCCTCAAAAAGTAATAAGGAACAAAAATCCCATGTTTTATACCAAGCAAGGAATAATGAAAAATATTATGGAGGAAATATTGGAGATCTTTTAGAAATATACAGTAGTGCAGAAAATGTGGTTACAAGTGCTAATCAGGTAAGAAGTTAAATGCATTTATTGATAATATGAATCAACACTGTGGCCTTCATTTAGTTATTGGGTAATAGGCCTTTTTGAAGAATAGGGAGCTGTTATATTACAATCCAATAATCATTCAGTATTAAAAACCCTAAGAGCAATGTTTATCAGACAAATCCTTCAAAGGAAAGTCAGAGATATGAGTGCCTCTAACCCCATATCATATAATCACTTTTCAATGTGATTATATCATGAAAATTAATTTCTTAAAAACTCCAGAACAAGTAGAAATCATCCCTTAAAGGTTTCTATTTTAATGATCCATTTAATAATTGAATTCCTATTCCAGAACCCTGGCCCACATGAAATATAACAGGTGGATTTCCACTGCATATATAATCAGGCAGAGCTGGTGCatcccattaggtgaactagacAGTTGCTTAGGGTACCAACCATTAGGGAGAggtgaagagcagccatgtgggccGCGAGCAGAGCCTTTCCCACTCACGGCTGAGAGTAGTAGAGATTCGGTGGGCTGGGAGAGGAGCCCATTCTGCTCACAGCTGAGAAAAGCAGACACTCGGTCATCCTTGAGTAGCGCATCAATGAATGATGTCGGGGCCAGGTccagggctgggaggggggagcaggcacaaggcagaagatTCACCTGAGCACCTAGCACCCTTGCACCAGACCTGCAATCAGGGTTTCTAAAGATATATCAttgtgtttttaaaatatatacatatagatgATATTGGCCCCTAGCCTCCATAAATACTGTGTGTGGTTACAATTGTTTTGCATACATTCAATTCTAGATTTTCTGTCATGGcttttactatttatgtaatttctatttTCATTACAAATGTATTCTTCTTTTAATAATGATAAACTGTATTAATTTTTCATCCAAACAGATATGTATTTAACACCTATCATGCATTTTCCTGTAGACAATTAATTTTACTGCAAAGTTCACTTCTGATCATACTTAGTTTTAATGGTATGGGCACTAAAGtcactgactgggttagaaagtgGTTAAGTGGGAGGTGACACAggaaaatggtaaataaaattcactctgaggaaagaaaaGTTACCAGTGGTGTGTCACAATGACTGGTCCTTGGTCTAGTTCTGTTCAACATTATGGAAAAGTGATATTGTGAAGGGCTATTAgtaaaagtttgcctttttgcagatgataccaaagtCTGCAACAAGATAGACAACctggaaggtatggaaaacatgaggagggatttaaTGAAACTCAATGAATAATTCTGGAGATCAAAtcttcaaaaaagtaaaaactagaTGGAGATGGTAtggggcagctactaaaatggtcaatggtcttcatcatAAGGCACATGGTGtcagacttaaagatttaaacatatacACCCtgaagggaaagaggaaaaggggagataTCATAAAGACAtggagagggtcattttcaataatGTGCTTAAGTAGGTGCATACACACATAAGTTGATGAGCCTAAAGTtacatctttattttataatctaTATGTTGGGACTCACACTATTTATAAATAGTAAATAGCTCCGCTtccaacttatgcacatatgttaaaaaatatgcacatcaTTTTCATATACAGTAGGACAGAACATAGATTATATAAATTACATATACAATTCACGAGCTAAATAATTGTAAGGTGTAAACATAATAATCTGCATGGAGTCAGGTactatattttataaagtttagGAAAATATGTGTGTGCTCCACTCAAGAAAATTCTTACTTGTGCAtgatctagaacaagggggtcatgggatgagggtgaaagggggtagattcaggaataatctaaggaaatgtcTTTCCAGAAAATGTAGAAGTTTCTAAATAGATTTAATGGCTATAAGGAAAGTATCAGATTTCAGAAAAGTATGAGACAAGGAAAGAGGATCTATGAAGAAGAGGAACAAATGGTAAAGCTAAACATGAGGTGTGGATGGACTGACTGGATGGGCtaaatggtctttatctgctgtgatGTTCTGTGTTTCGTTATACACACTCTTGCTGTCAACTCTGTATAGTTGCTTTTCCACACATATATGATGAAATACTGCTCTGGCCAGGTTTTTGAATCCTCTGATATAATACATTTCTAAATAGCAAAAATCACAATCTTTTATAATTTACATCCTTGTGAAATGATGTTATGGAAAACATTTCTGATGCAATTTGTAATGATATGTCACTGACAGGTTGCTGACATATGAATGCTCGGAAACCCATAAGATAGAAATTCCCCAATTTCCAACATTTTCCTAAGAGTCATAAGATTTACATTATGTAGGTGTTTCTTTTTATAGTAACTATTCTTGGTTTTGATGTGTTTGGGACTTCTTTATAATGAATTTCTCTGTGATTGTAAGTCTACAATGCCCATAAAGTTCTTGTATgcaatttttttctattaatttttgaGAGGTTTTTTTGTTGGCTTTTTAAGAGTTCATGCTAGTGCCACATTGGAAAGGGTATTAACATATGGATTTTTAGCTCTGCACTTTTAATAGTTTTTAGTAGGTAGTTGGTAGATAGGCTTTCCATTAGTGTTAGTGTGCTGCCTTTCTCTTAATGTCTATTTCTGAAGTTATATCATATTACTTTAAACATTGAGGCCAAAACCATATTGCTTATAAGGATCATTAATGCTCAGAAAAACAGATATTTCCTTTGTACCCTTTTCTGAGCATTTATTATGAAAGGATGGGTTAAACaaccaagtaaataaataaatgaattggcAATATAGTATTGCTGAAAATATCTGCCTTGATGTGGTCACACTGCAAATAAAGACAGTTACCATGAATGTCATGTGAGTCAACAGGAGTTCTAAGTAATACAACGTATGATTTATgagcaataaaaacaaacaaaaatgcagtcatttgcatctcattaacattGGCTGTTACCATGATTATGCATAGAAATGGGCTATGCTAGCACGTTAGTACATCAGCCCCTAAAATTGTTTAATCTCAACAATATAATTCACAGAAAAATCAGTACAGACAGATTGAAATAAACAGGACTTTTACTGAAGGCTTTTCATAGTTAACAGTTCAATACATAGTAGCCTCTACTTTTAGGCTCTGGAGGATAATCTTTGAAGAATCCAGCAGAGTGTAGCCCAAGAATGTGCAAGATTAGGGTGTCTTTCAATTCAAAATTCTGAGTTAGATATCATATTCAGCTCAGCTATTCTTTTAAAGCTCTAATCAGGATTTATAATGGACTAAAATGCTTTCTTCTTCATAAATTGTCTTTCTCTACTCTCATTTACTGTTACTAGGTTTGTATTAATTATGTATATATTACTGTAAACTGCTTAGCTTGGTTGCCCTTATAAGTGGTGTATaagaactttaaataaataaataaacaacattttgttatactgtaaacttCTATGATATTTCACTGTGAAACAGTTATTTTCTGATCTTCGGTTCATGAAATGCTCCCATAGTTCTGCAACATCTCTTAGGTACTGCAAAGTTTAATGATATTTTAAAGTAAAAAGTGAGTATCTGAACTTTTATTACTGAAACATCATCAAATCTCTTCAACATCCATAAAAGCTTCACAAGGTTTTATACCATCGTGTTGCAAAATGCACAAGACTCATTTTTGCTGCTGGTGAAGGTAAGGATGACTGGAATGGCCTTCCAGTGGagatagtgaagacaaaaacagtaacagaattcaagaaagcctgagataagcacaaaggattcttagttgcaaagaagtgaagacGCAAGAGATCAAATATGGCTACTGCAAAGGGAAATAAATTTAGCAGATTAGATGGAATTTATAATCCTTTCTTGCCATCATAGtctgtttctatatttcttcTATTTATCCTAATCTGATACTACATCTTTCTTTCCTTTAAAACAATTCAAACTAGTTGTGCACAATTAGCTTAAAGACAGTTACCATGAATGTCCTGTGAGTCAACAGGAGTTCTAAATGATACCACATATGATTTATgagcaacaaaaacaaacaaaaatgcaatCACTAAATGGGAGcaatgccaagaaaaaaaaaaggaaatccatCTGAGATGCTACACAGTGATAAAGAGACAAGATATTTGTGTATGACTTCCCCTTTGACTGGGCCATGTTTTCTAGAGATTTTTCAGTAGGCATAGGATGGATGAGAGCACCCGGGCATTTTGCAAATGTGTAACAATCTACTTGTAGGGCTCAAGGTACATGCATGAGGGGTTCTATTTTTAAAAGGGTTTCACTATTCTGCATTGATGATAAATCAATTTAGAAAATAGGacctaatatatttatttattgtaaaaatGTTATATTCCATGAATCCAATGtgttcaaaatggtttacaacaaaattgtatttaaaatatatgtatccaaaaacaaaacataaaatcacatatatacatatatactttgtaataaaataaaaactgaaatatattaaaaaagcttTTCTCATCTCTTAAGCTttgtaaattttaatttttcagaAACCTTTTGCCCTAAATTAAGACATTCTCTGCTGCTCATTATCATCTTCATCACCCAATTAGAATGAAAGTCAAGtcattcatttctttagttaGTGGGTACTATGTATAGGAAACATAGAAAGCATATGATGACAGATTCAGAGCACAACTAGCATGCAAGCCTATTTTCTCTTTCTGTGTTATTACCACACAGACTCTACTTGAATTTCAGTTTTAATCTTGCTTCAATGCAACAAAGAATCCTTTCTATTTGTCTCTTGCTTGCTTAAATactgatttttttgcttcggcaCCTGATCTATGCATTCAGCACAgtttctgtgaagaaacatttccttatgTTCCTCCTGAATCAAATCTTTTTCAGCCTTATACCATGTTCTTTTGTTCCAGAATTTCCATTCTACAGTAAAAGTGCTTGCTTCTTTTAGGTGTTtgaatgtatacatatatatcatatcccccttatTTCATAAAACTTATGGTGTGAACTCTGCACCATATTGGTGGCCTTTCTCTTGATTGCCTCAACcctatctatatttattttagaAGTTTGGCCTCTAGAACTGGATGCAGTATTCCAGATAAGATCTCACCAATGAGTTCTACAGAGGAATTATCTCCTCCTTCTACTGGTGGTTACCTCTTCCTATGTGCATAAACATTCTTGTagctctggccactgccttgtTGCCTTGTTTTGCAAATTGACATCATTTGATCTGATCACTATGAGATATCTCTCCTTTTTGGTGCTCATCAGTATTTTACCCCATTGGGTTTTACACTTCTCAAGTCTTCTTAGGTTATTTAGTTTTCAACACCCTATTGCAGATCTAAATGTCATTTgtagaaagacaaacctttcctattGGTTACTCTGCAGTACACTTATGAAAATTTTGAATTGAAATGGACCCATGGCTGATCTCTATGGAACACCCCAATAATCCTCATTTTCATTAAGTGAACTACACTTACCACATCTCTCTGTTGCCTATCACTTAACTAGACTTTAATCTTATTTACTACCTCAGCACATGCACTTTAGCAGCTCAGATTATATGAGCCTGAAGGCAATAAATAGAGATCCTTTGGGAGGTAACTTAAAAAAGTTGTATGCCCCAGGAATGAAGCTATTATGAATctcttgagggttttttttttcgtggaTCTGTTAAAGATAAAGAAAGCAACTGTTTTAATACAGTTTGAAAAAGTATCACAGTGATTTAATTAATATGAAGAAAGTACTATAAGTGATTATGATGAATTAAGCCTTTTGATTGTGTACTAAGAGCTGTTTAAAATTAGTAGCTCTTACAAACAACAATCTTACTTTAAGATATTATATAATACCAATAAAATCATCAGAAATTAAATCTGTAAAATAAAGGTCGTCAAAAAATTGCATGGTGTACTTTTGTCGATTTTGTAGAGGCAAACCATTATTCtataatatatttatgaatgatgcCATTGAAAAAGTATGTGATTATAGTTGATGTGAGACGTTTTCAAGTTAGCTATAGTTTATAAATCCGCAGTCATATTAGAATTCATTTCATATTAATTCTATTTATCGCTGAAACTAAACCAACTTCACAACTGAATTCTTCTTATTATTGAAAGATTACTGTAAATTTCACTTTAAAATTGAAGAGCATGGCCGTTTTGCAAATTACAAGACTTAGTTCTGAAAGAAACATGTAGTACTATACTGGTATGGAAAACATTGCTGCATTAATTAGAATAAaactacacacatatatattcagAAAATAGGTCCTTCTGTTGCTTACTAATAGAGACACAGGATGTCGCTGTAGACCAGACATGAGCAAAATTAACCCAGAGAACCCTCACTGTTCAGTCTACGTTATTTTTTTGTGCTTTGCTTTTCATCATCTGAGTCTTTGGTTGATGTAACCGGATCGGATGTTCAGGATACGAATTTAAGCGCCTGGAATGACAATTAAACTTGGATGAGTTTATATTTGTTCTTAATCCCCGCGTATCTGTTTCTGGGATGAGGTTTACAGGCAAAAGCTGGATTGTGCGATGGCGGACTATCCAGGTGCTTTTGTTTCTGTATTTGGAAGGAGGAGTCCTGGGCCAGATTCGCTACTCGGTTTTAGAAGAACTGGAAGAAGGTACGACGGTAGGAAACATTGCTGTTGATTTGAAGGTGGATTCTATAAGCCTGTATAATCGTAACTTTCGAATGATTTACGAAACTACAACTCAGTATTTCGGCGTAAATATGAAAAGTGGCGTATTGTTTATTAAACACAAAATAGACAGAGAACAGTTGTGTGCCAGTAGCTTGACTTGTGTAATACATTTAGAAGCTGTTATGGATAATCCCTTGGAAGTATATAGAGTACAAATAGAAATTGTGGATATAAACGACAATTCTCCGTATTTTCCTGCAATTAAACACACTTTAACAGTATCAGAATTTACTCCTCCAGGAACGCATTTTCCACTAGAGAGCGCTTTCGACAAAGACATAGGGAAAAACTCTCTCCTCTCCTATCATCTCAGCTCCAACGAATTTTTTACCCTGGAAAATCAAATTAGGGAAGACAAAAGTAATTCTGTGGAACTGATTCTGATGAAAGCTTTAGACCGGGAGCTGCAGCCTGTATATAATTTAACATTAACAGCAGTGGATGGAGGAATTCCAAAGAGATCTGGTACAACTCACATTAAAATTCAAGTCCAGGATACTAATGATAATCCTCCTGTATTTGATCATTATGTTTACAAAGTGAAGATGTTAGAAGATACTCTAGTGGGGAGTCTGGTGATTAAACTCAATGCCACGGATTTAGATGAAggtgaaaatggagaaattatataTTCGTTTACTAACTTAACCCTAACTGATATAAAACAACTATTCAGCATTGATCCAAATAGTGGTGAAATTCGAGTTCAGGGTGTCCTCGATTTTGAAAAATCAAATAAGTTTGAAATTCGTGTGCAAGCCAAGGACAGAGGCCTTCCGGAGATGACTGGACGCTGCAATGTAATAGTGGATCTGATTGATATAAACGACAACAGTCCTGAAATAAAAGTAACTTCCTTTTCAAACTCAGTCCAAGAGGACGCCCACCCTGGGCTTGTCATAGCTCTCTTTACAGTGATTGACAAGGATTCGGGGCTGAACGGCAAAGTCAGTTGTGAAGTACCCCTCACCCTTCCTTTCCAGATTGAGACAAAATTCGAGAATTATTATGCTTTGGTCCTGAAGAACCCTCTTGACCGTGAAGTCGCTGCGGAGCACAATGTGACTATTGTCGCAACAGATGGGGGCTCACCTTCTTTATCCACTATTAAAACTATTGTCCTATTGGTTGCTGATGTGAATGATAATCCTCCCAAGTTTTTAGAACCTTCCTACATAGTCAATATTGCTGAGAACAATGTTCCAGGTTCTCCAATTTTCCGAATCTCAGCTCTAGACCCCGATTCTAGTGAAAACGCTCGAGTCAGATATTCCATCATAGAAAATATCGAAAAAGGATTATCAGTTCCGAGCTTCTTTTCCATTCACTCGGACAGCGGTGATATTTTTGCCCTACTACCATTTGATTATGAAGAAAATCAAGTATTTAATTTGCACATTGAAGCGAAGGATTCCGGTTCCCCTTCTCTAAGCAGCGCAACAAAAATAACCATATTCATCCAAGACCAAAACGATAACCATCCCACCATTTTACCTCCATTTCCTAGTAGTGGTTCCACAGCGTCAGAAGTTGTTTCTCGTTCATCTAATGTAGGATACATGGCGGCTAAAATAAGAGCAGTTGATGCCGATTCTGGATATAATGCATGGCTGTCCTATGAATTTAAGGACCCTGCAAACGCAGACCCATTCAGGATTGGACTTTATACCGGAGAAATTAGAATCACGCGTTCCCTTGAAGAGACAGATGAAGACAGAAAGGAACTTATCATTCTAGTGAAAGATCATGGAAAACCATGTCTATCGGCAACAGTAACTTTTACTGTGTCATTGGCTAACAGTAATCAAGAAATGATATCAGATTACAGACATGTTCCAAATAATGACAATTATTTCACAAATCTGAATGTGTATTTGATCATCTCAATCGCTTCTATTTcaggtttatttttgttttttatctttgtttatgCAACCTTAAGATATCAGAAATCAAATACAGACGCCAGTAGGTCTGGGAAACCAGAGGGATGTGCTGACACAGCTGGAAACTGGTCATACTCTCAAAGTCAACAGTGCTATTTGTACTTAACTGCAGAATCAGACTCTAAGGGTAATAAAATTCTAAAGTCTCATTCTTTGCGTCATGCGTGGAATAATGAAAACCACGGAGCAAATACAGGAGATCTCTTGCAGATATACAATGGTGAGAATGCTCTCACGAAAGCCACTGAGGTAAGACATGTATACAAATATGACGATTATCTATGATGGTTTTATTTCCTGTGTGCAGTATTCTAGAAGGAAGGGATTTGTATCACTAAACTATCATATCTATTCTGATTTGGTCAATGAACTTTAATCAGAAATATTAGGAAacaatatgatatttttcattAGCTTAGGGAAGGTGATAAGAAATTGCCCTATTCATTATATATTTAACTGCAGGATCTGACTGGGAGAGAGCACTAAATAAGTCAGATTTATTAAAGATTGTTTATGTAGACCTAGAATGCAAAAAAAGCTCTTAATATACTAGGTTATTCCAGTAAAAGATCTTCAAATGGTCATCATAGGTCACCAATGACATATCATATGCTAGATGATATGTCATTGGTGACATATCATCTAGCATATTGAATCCAATTTTGAAGGTTGTTTCTACTAAATAATGTAGACAGGCTAGAGGCAATCCAGAGATAAGCctccaaaatggtgaggggtcagcataaAAAAAACATATGATGTGAGACCTCAGGtacataaacatatatataaCCTAAAGGaaaggggatataatagaagcaTAAAAATACCTCAATGGTATAAAAGTGACACAAGAGAAAACTTATTCAGAGGAAAAATGTTCTAGAAAAAGAGGCTATGGTATGAGGAGCAAAATCAgagaatatttcttcatagaaagagtAGTTGATTCTTGGAATGGACTCCCTACTGGAGGATGTAGAGATAAGAATGGTAATAAAAAATatctggaataagcacagagaagCCATAGTGGTGAAGAGATAGGGAGAGAGTTAGAGATTGGATGAGGACTATGGCATCGCCTCAAGGGTGGAACTGTGCAGACTAGATGGACAAATAATCCTTATCTGCTTTCATATTGATGAAAATGATAGAAACATGGTTGAGGGGATTACAATATTTTTCAACCCACTCTTCACTCCATGAGGAGTAGAGACAAGGGTAGAGGTGATAAAGACAAAACAAAGGATGGAAAAAGGAAGCACAACCCAATGAGAGTAGGCCCTTGGGTAGGTGGATACAGCAGGCTACAATTCCACAGAAACCAAATGAGATGGTGCCAGCAGGTTGATGGTGGTCAGATAATGTTCCAGGGAGACATAAGAATCCAGATGATAGGGTGACAACCTTTCTAGATTTGGTAACTGTCTAGATCATTACAAAACTTGGTGTTAAGACATGGGGGTGTGAGTGGGAGTATTGAGTGTAGGATTGGGATCTTGTATGTCCATCTAATCAAGATGGTAAAGAAACagtgaggtaacctgcacagagtgatgGTTAGAATtctaaacagcagtggtatgattACATCAAACTTCCAAAAAAAGCATTATAGCCTgtacagagcagcaattacagcCTCAGACAGAAGTGGTACTGCTGCATCTGACTTCCAAGAAGGCTTTGTTAATCTACATAGAGTGACCATggttaaaaccta of Rhinatrema bivittatum chromosome 18, aRhiBiv1.1, whole genome shotgun sequence contains these proteins:
- the LOC115080061 gene encoding protocadherin alpha-2-like; its protein translation is MALLLCSRGLALGEIRYSVLEELEEGTAVGNIAFDLGVDAVNLYNHNMRIAYVTSIQYFDINLKNGIVFIKHKIDREELCGSSFTCLINLEAIMDNPLELFRMKIEIVDINDNSPSFQTTENTITISELTLPGARFPLESAFDPDVGKNSLSSYQLSVNNLFSLETEVSKDESKSVELVLRKALDREQQSVHQLSLTAVDGGDPERSGTTQIAIKVCDANDNPPVFDNAVYKAKILENVPIGSLVIKLNATDLDEGANAEVEYSLSKLVSPNIKQVFSIDPHNGEIRTQGVLDFEEAATYEIRVQAKDRGHLEMTGHCKVLVDIIDINDNSPEIKITSFSSLVREDVEPGYVLALVTVDDKDSGLNGEVFCEIPPTLPFQIERRFENYYSLVLQKHLDREVVAEYNVTIRATDRGIPPLSTFKTLGIFVVDVNDNPPAFSKSSYAVSIAENNVPGSAIFMVSAQDPDSIENAQIRYSLLEITDKEVSASRFFSVHPDTGHIFALQSFDYELLQVFQFLVEAKDSGSPSKSSNTSIIVYIQDQNDNLPVILPPFSGDNSVTTKLLSRSFKVGYIVAKIRAMDTDSGYNAWLSYEFMEGTNPGPFKIGLHTGEIRTTRPFEDIHGDRQRLLILVKDHGKPSLSATVTLSISLVESNQEVKSDSRNMPRSENYLTNVNVYLIISIASISSIFLFTIIVYATLRNMEPGKPTSSLGNPEVCPGITVNYSSSQSQQFNLFSSVESSKSNKEQKSHVLYQARNNEKYYGGNIGDLLEIYSSAENVVTSANQVRS
- the LOC115080063 gene encoding protocadherin alpha-7-like, which produces MRFTGKSWIVRWRTIQVLLFLYLEGGVLGQIRYSVLEELEEGTTVGNIAVDLKVDSISLYNRNFRMIYETTTQYFGVNMKSGVLFIKHKIDREQLCASSLTCVIHLEAVMDNPLEVYRVQIEIVDINDNSPYFPAIKHTLTVSEFTPPGTHFPLESAFDKDIGKNSLLSYHLSSNEFFTLENQIREDKSNSVELILMKALDRELQPVYNLTLTAVDGGIPKRSGTTHIKIQVQDTNDNPPVFDHYVYKVKMLEDTLVGSLVIKLNATDLDEGENGEIIYSFTNLTLTDIKQLFSIDPNSGEIRVQGVLDFEKSNKFEIRVQAKDRGLPEMTGRCNVIVDLIDINDNSPEIKVTSFSNSVQEDAHPGLVIALFTVIDKDSGLNGKVSCEVPLTLPFQIETKFENYYALVLKNPLDREVAAEHNVTIVATDGGSPSLSTIKTIVLLVADVNDNPPKFLEPSYIVNIAENNVPGSPIFRISALDPDSSENARVRYSIIENIEKGLSVPSFFSIHSDSGDIFALLPFDYEENQVFNLHIEAKDSGSPSLSSATKITIFIQDQNDNHPTILPPFPSSGSTASEVVSRSSNVGYMAAKIRAVDADSGYNAWLSYEFKDPANADPFRIGLYTGEIRITRSLEETDEDRKELIILVKDHGKPCLSATVTFTVSLANSNQEMISDYRHVPNNDNYFTNLNVYLIISIASISGLFLFFIFVYATLRYQKSNTDASRSGKPEGCADTAGNWSYSQSQQCYLYLTAESDSKGNKILKSHSLRHAWNNENHGANTGDLLQIYNGENALTKATEVRHVYKYDDYL